Sequence from the Leptospira noumeaensis genome:
TCAAAAAATCAAATCAGAAAACTACCAGTTAGGAATTTTAACTAGAAATAGTTTTGGAAACTCTATCGAAACTTTAAAAGCAGCCAAATTAATCGAATTTTTCCAAGACGATTTTATTTTTTGTAGGGAAAGGGCCATTCCCAAACCAAATCCAGAAGGAATTTTCAGACTGATGGATCTTTGGAAAGCAAATCCCATTGATACCGTTATGATTGGTGATTATATTTACGATTTGGATGCCGGAAGAGGAGCAGGAGTTGATACCATTTACATCGATCCGACAGGAACATTTCCATTCAAAAACTCCGCA
This genomic interval carries:
- a CDS encoding HAD family hydrolase: MSYFKSKKNWIFDMDGTLTIANHDFQAIKQELNIPLDMDILTSLSKLSKEEAEKKHNQLNQIELKIAKTTVPSPGSFELLQKIKSENYQLGILTRNSFGNSIETLKAAKLIEFFQDDFIFCRERAIPKPNPEGIFRLMDLWKANPIDTVMIGDYIYDLDAGRGAGVDTIYIDPTGTFPFKNSATHCVRELGEILNL